The following is a genomic window from Treponema pallidum subsp. pallidum str. Nichols.
GACTAGTCTCGGCCTAAAAGACCGCATCCGATCCAGAAGTACTGCAACTCCCCGCTGATCCACACGCTCAAGCTCAGCAAGAATCTTAGGCACATACATGCGCTGTACCGCCGCAGCATCAGACTTGAGATTCTCTAAAAAAATACTTCCCCCAGTCCCTTTCTTAAAGGCAGCGCACAACATTTTGAACACCACATTTTTTAGAAAAAGGTAGGCATTCAAAACCGCAGAAACTGCAGGCTCAGTAACGATAATCCCTCGTGAAGAAAGGAGAAAAAACTCAAGCACTCCAAGATGAGTGCCTGCCCCCAAATCCAGCACCACATAATCAGCATGCGTTTTTAACAAACCCACTGTTAGAGCCCGCCGCTGAGAAACCTTCAATGCAGCAAAGCCAGGTATCTCAGAATCTCCTGGCACAAGATATACATTGGGATATCCAGTTGGCACCATAATCTCTTCAAAAGAAGAGGCACCCATAAGGAATGTTCCCACTCCGTGCTTATTTCCCTTTTGGCCAAGCGCCAGATGCAAATTCGACGCGCCAAGATCTAAATCCGCTACTACTACCTTCTTCCCCGCTTGACCGAGCGCTATGGACAAATTTGCCGCAAGCAAACTCTTGCCAACCCCACCCTTTCCACTCGCAATGGGTATAATCTGCATTGCGTCTCCTTGTCACAACCCACACACCATGCAATAACCTGCACAACAGCGGCACTATCTCTTTCTTATTCCCAAGATAGTGAGATCATCGTATTGGTCGTCTTCTTTAATGAACGTATAATACAGGTACTCTTCGTACTCGCTGTTTACCTCTTTGCGCGCACAGTACTCAGGGTACTGAACAAAATACCGTGCTAAAAACATATCCACTTTTTTATCCACCCTGATTTTATCAAGGTTGGTTGCCCGAGGGTGCTTATACATACGGAACACCTGCTCCACCGCCACAAGTGCGAGCACCGCTTCGTCTAGATTTCCTTCACAAGAGGAGAAATCAAATTCAAACTTTTCGCCTTCGACAGGGTTATGCCACTTTTGTAGGGAAAAACCTTTCCTCAGAAAGACTGATTCGATAATGCTGCTGACACGCTCAGCTCCCAGCTCCTCTCCGGCCTGACCTACCGTATGTGTCTCATGGGGCGCATCATGCGCAAGTCCCTGTTCCTGGCACAGTACCAGTTCAAACCGCTTGTTTCTAAAAAGACGCTTCGCCTCTTCTATGCCATCAGTATAGAGGAACAGGACATCACCTGTACGCAGGGTGAGGGTTTCCACACCAAACCCACCTTTCATATCAATCATAAAACTCGGGAATACCCCTGCAGCAGAAGTTTGCGCAAGCGTAATACGCTTCATTTTTCTTTGCTGCGCATCGTAAATATGAATTATATTATCCCCTGCATTGCAAAAGTGCACCGTACCGGACACTGTATTAAAGATACACAGGGTAAAGGCTGCAAATCTTCCTTTAAACCCGCGCGCCTCAATGAGATCATTAATGCGAGAGACAATGTCGCTTAGGTTGATACCATGACTTTGAATATTCCAATCTTTAAAGAAGTTCTGGAAGAGCGTTGCCACTTCAACCATGATAAGCGCTGCGGGAACTCCCTTTCCTGCAACGTCGCATTTTATGATGGCATAATGCTGATCATCTAACTTAATGTAATCAAAGTAGTCCCCAGAAACGCCGAGCGCGCCTTCGTAATACCCAAAGAACTCCACGTGATCATCGCACGTATACCCAGATGTAAGCTTTCTCCCTTCAGTGTTGGTATCAAGCGGGATGAACATCTTTTGAATTTCCTTTCCAACCGTCAAATCCTTTGAGGCAAGCGCCGCCTTGATCAACCCTTCTGTCATATCGTTGATAGTTCTTCCGAGGAGAGCGATTTCATCCTGCCCTTTGATGGCAATCAGTTTTCCTTCAAGTTCTTCCTTTTTTTCCGTGTCGCGAATCATCGCCACATGACTTGCCAGCCTGCGTATAGGCTTGATGATAATAGAGGCAAGAATCCACGCGCCAAAGACCCCACAGGCGAGTGCGATTAAAGAAACGTAAAATACCATTTTAATGAGATCGCGCTGTAAACCCTCAATGTGCTCGAGCAATTCCTGCGTAGAGACTTCTACAAACACAACGCCGTGCACAAAACTATCCGCGTGTCCGCGTTGGCGGTACAGGATGGGCTTATAGAAAAGGTAGGAGCTGTGACGCTTTGATAAATTATCAACCCGATATTCAGGGTAGGAGCCCACCGCGTTGTTTGAAAATGTAGAAAAAATTTCCAAAAGCCTTTGATCCATTTGCCGCGTAATGGACTGAATATCATCTCGGCGACGTACTGACCCCTGATCAGTGCGCAACGCAAGCGCAACTGCCTCCTGCGTCAGATCCGCAATACCCTTTGCTATCTTTTCTGCATCTTTCTTAACCTGTCTGTTCAAATCCTCCATTGCCGGCAAAATCTGCGCAATCCTTTTGTCAACAAAACGAGAATTGCCTTGCCGATATTCGGGCTCATTGAGCACCGTTTCAATATCGCTAAAATTCGTTGCCCACACAAAATCGATACCTTCTTCGTGAGGCTCTTCACTTTCTCCTGTGATAACCGCGTAACGCGCTTCGTGCAATGCCGTTGTTTGATTGGGCAAAAAGCCAAGCTCAAGCTTATTCTTCGCTGGAAGGTATACCTTTCCTGCCGCCACAAGACTTTCAAGCAACACTTGAACCCGAGAAAAAAGATTTTTAGCCAGCAAATCTTTTTGTGTTTTTGAAAACCGCACTCCAAGCGGCACGGACACAATAAAAATGACAGATATAACCAGCGTAAGTGCAAACAGGATGAACTTCACCCGCAATCCTGCACCGTGTGTTTTCAGTGCCATAGCCTTTCGTCTCTTCTCTGACGGCATAAGCTCTCCTATCATGAGCGCTTCCACTTGCTTTTTAAGTACAAACGCTTCTCCGACGATATCACCTATCCTGGTAAGTGACGCTGCAAACACCACACCCGCAAGAAAAAGCGCTATCAGCATGAACAGTGAAACAAAATTCACTCTCAATCCACCAGTGTGTGGGATACTCCACCGCACCTGATGCTCATAGTCGTACGCGCCGAATTTTACCGTTCCCATTTCAGAAACCGTCACTCTTGACTCTGCAAAATGCACCCCACGAGCAGGGTGCCATACCCCCACGTGGTAAGAACCTTTTTTTAAATTATCGATGTGTATGTCTGAAATAAGGTTGTCTGAACCAACGGCGAACTCCTGCGCATGCAATACCAAGTCATATGGAGCTTTGCGATCCCGATCGATGTATACCTGACTGACTGTCCCTTGCGCACGAAACCCATTACCAACAATCGACATCTGCAATGAACCGGCAGGATCTTTTTTCACATCCACATAGCGAATGGCGGTGTAGGGTACGAAATGCCGTAAGGCAAAAAAGACAACTGCGGGCTCGCTCACGTTTCCAGAGCGATCAAGGGCATATACGCTAAAGCGATAGAT
Proteins encoded in this region:
- a CDS encoding P-loop NTPase yields the protein MQIIPIASGKGGVGKSLLAANLSIALGQAGKKVVVADLDLGASNLHLALGQKGNKHGVGTFLMGASSFEEIMVPTGYPNVYLVPGDSEIPGFAALKVSQRRALTVGLLKTHADYVVLDLGAGTHLGVLEFFLLSSRGIIVTEPAVSAVLNAYLFLKNVVFKMLCAAFKKGTGGSIFLENLKSDAAAVQRMYVPKILAELERVDQRGVAVLLDRMRSFRPRLVMNMIADPKDVDKALKIRRSCEQYLNITLEYLGVIYQDTQQNVALSSGLPIVVYKPQSLIAQAVYRIADKILQSEGEEASSIEDYEGLVERSFASAEAEAEVDFQFRMDYLEDLIKSKTVCVGDLAEIIKAQQYEIATLRKQNLLLQRKINKTLRNA
- a CDS encoding SpoIIE family protein phosphatase encodes the protein MNARLCFFSRLIFCVLSICALPLVAQEDKLYWEDPWALSTERAAFVKVAYSHDVVAVVWQEVTPKNATSGEIRLSASFYDGSTWHTVRTFSPPLLYNHRSPSLASVAVNRKNEIFVAAAFDAHTITVFKTTDFGKSFTHTVLRSQGSDIVAPYVSVASDDSLLLFASHGSEDHFSILLCRSEDGERWTPFQEFLSTEFSRRLFLPSHVSTQAQEIVVFQAHHQEGERASYQLYSTVSFDQGNTWSAPVPVTQPDEYHNQRPFLDRLSDDRFAVTWERSERTSTRYEMCYAELDRYGRKIGTTLRLAEPSDRLITPNFVHIDGTTFCVWAGESAGLNTIFLAQKKEGAWSTTAVRSSEDALLFPHAVRVDNHLEVFWQEGEGARARVMRLRPDQSVQPPTLIAENFSPNAVRKGTRARVRIVFPRDSSGIAGYNYAWQCGVQPAAPPDYVAHFPDKPQIELEATQDGTWFLAVTVWDFAGNKSAPAYLSYTRGTTPAARPQLQTPLLENTHALKSNTFTLSWNQPSTDAQGNEERDHTSFLWSLQQVAPLSALTSLRVDTDVRTFEEFQQRCVRAFPIPVDVHGTRSRQSSVSFTNKENGIYRFSVYALDRSGNVSEPAVVFFALRHFVPYTAIRYVDVKKDPAGSLQMSIVGNGFRAQGTVSQVYIDRDRKAPYDLVLHAQEFAVGSDNLISDIHIDNLKKGSYHVGVWHPARGVHFAESRVTVSEMGTVKFGAYDYEHQVRWSIPHTGGLRVNFVSLFMLIALFLAGVVFAASLTRIGDIVGEAFVLKKQVEALMIGELMPSEKRRKAMALKTHGAGLRVKFILFALTLVISVIFIVSVPLGVRFSKTQKDLLAKNLFSRVQVLLESLVAAGKVYLPAKNKLELGFLPNQTTALHEARYAVITGESEEPHEEGIDFVWATNFSDIETVLNEPEYRQGNSRFVDKRIAQILPAMEDLNRQVKKDAEKIAKGIADLTQEAVALALRTDQGSVRRRDDIQSITRQMDQRLLEIFSTFSNNAVGSYPEYRVDNLSKRHSSYLFYKPILYRQRGHADSFVHGVVFVEVSTQELLEHIEGLQRDLIKMVFYVSLIALACGVFGAWILASIIIKPIRRLASHVAMIRDTEKKEELEGKLIAIKGQDEIALLGRTINDMTEGLIKAALASKDLTVGKEIQKMFIPLDTNTEGRKLTSGYTCDDHVEFFGYYEGALGVSGDYFDYIKLDDQHYAIIKCDVAGKGVPAALIMVEVATLFQNFFKDWNIQSHGINLSDIVSRINDLIEARGFKGRFAAFTLCIFNTVSGTVHFCNAGDNIIHIYDAQQRKMKRITLAQTSAAGVFPSFMIDMKGGFGVETLTLRTGDVLFLYTDGIEEAKRLFRNKRFELVLCQEQGLAHDAPHETHTVGQAGEELGAERVSSIIESVFLRKGFSLQKWHNPVEGEKFEFDFSSCEGNLDEAVLALVAVEQVFRMYKHPRATNLDKIRVDKKVDMFLARYFVQYPEYCARKEVNSEYEEYLYYTFIKEDDQYDDLTILGIRKR